A single genomic interval of bacterium harbors:
- a CDS encoding GAF domain-containing protein — protein MNTQSLEFVQKTKQELNCKIIRTMLNYALEKAGPDAERKLIERMGLTREYLQNENNWVSFDVYTHACEAMKTIFNDDRIMYRVGIYSFSNLENFGAIAKMAVYLLKPESIYRRTAEVANQAVKFGTYRVVEIESNRLLLEFKNREGYKFHQHNCDYRLGVFAGIPQLFGLPIARHRSIQCVSDGADRCLYEFRWLSRTWEIFGRHARIGLVMGILFALVLTVLNRFTFSHFSQPALLISGAAVLYLIGIILDMKHTAQYSAFINSGKSDEIEEAMAFANQKYQEAADNITKLQAIIEGNAVLQSKLIKSELVEIVLEIIKHNLGYDRAMILFKNNTQPLLDSPKLIGNLSPEMEQALLNYKINLTDETAINTRVFYSGESALITDMSDVKNNTEMKAVQLSGTKSFVILPFKIGSRVVGTLTVDKISSPKIMTREDVRILNTLLNMLSVALENAELYQDLEARVRERTAQLNETNKKLESAYDELKQAQAQLLHNEKMASLGKLVAGIAHEMNNPAGILSGYIELMELHANRLRKDLEILDQFSAAHEDIAGTIQHIEKNILEITDSIEPCKRSVWRIKSIIQDLRNFSRLDENELMPANINEGLENTLKFFKSQAEGRIRIITHFNPIPQVTCFPGHLNQVFSNVISNAIEAIDGAGTIEVHTSKSEPTSDVPTDHIVVKIKDSGHGIPAEIQGKIFDPFFTTKDIGAGKGLGLSIAYGIIKQHSGSISAESEQDQGACITIRIPIEYGYERKG, from the coding sequence ATGAACACGCAATCGCTTGAGTTTGTTCAAAAAACAAAGCAGGAATTGAACTGCAAAATCATTCGCACGATGTTGAATTATGCGCTCGAAAAAGCAGGGCCTGATGCCGAACGCAAGCTGATCGAACGCATGGGGCTGACACGCGAGTATTTGCAAAATGAAAATAATTGGGTTTCGTTTGACGTTTATACGCATGCCTGCGAGGCTATGAAAACGATTTTCAACGATGACCGCATTATGTACCGCGTCGGGATTTATTCATTTTCCAATCTTGAAAACTTCGGCGCTATCGCCAAAATGGCTGTCTATCTTCTCAAACCGGAAAGCATATACCGGCGAACGGCCGAAGTCGCTAACCAGGCTGTCAAATTCGGCACATACCGAGTGGTCGAAATTGAAAGCAATCGCCTTCTGTTAGAATTCAAAAATCGCGAGGGTTATAAATTTCATCAACATAATTGCGATTATCGCCTGGGTGTTTTTGCAGGGATACCACAACTTTTCGGATTGCCTATCGCACGTCATCGTAGCATTCAATGTGTTTCCGATGGTGCGGATCGGTGTTTATACGAGTTCCGCTGGTTATCGCGTACATGGGAAATATTCGGTCGGCATGCACGAATCGGCCTTGTTATGGGTATTTTATTTGCCCTCGTTTTGACGGTTCTTAACCGATTTACTTTTTCGCATTTTAGCCAACCGGCTTTATTGATCAGCGGTGCGGCCGTTCTGTATCTGATCGGTATCATACTCGATATGAAACATACGGCACAGTACAGTGCGTTTATTAATTCAGGCAAATCCGATGAGATCGAAGAAGCGATGGCGTTTGCTAATCAAAAATACCAGGAAGCGGCCGACAACATAACCAAGCTTCAAGCGATCATCGAAGGCAATGCCGTACTTCAATCGAAGCTGATTAAATCCGAGTTGGTCGAAATCGTTCTTGAGATCATAAAACACAATCTCGGTTATGATCGCGCCATGATTCTCTTTAAAAATAATACGCAGCCTTTGTTGGATTCGCCTAAACTCATCGGCAACCTCAGTCCGGAGATGGAGCAAGCACTGCTTAATTATAAAATCAACCTTACGGACGAAACCGCCATCAATACCCGAGTTTTTTATAGCGGCGAATCTGCACTAATCACGGATATGTCCGATGTGAAAAACAATACCGAAATGAAAGCGGTCCAATTGTCCGGTACAAAATCATTTGTCATTTTACCATTTAAAATCGGTTCGCGTGTGGTCGGAACATTGACGGTTGATAAAATCAGTTCACCGAAAATCATGACACGCGAAGATGTGCGTATTCTCAATACACTCCTCAATATGTTATCCGTCGCTTTGGAAAACGCCGAACTGTATCAGGATTTGGAAGCCCGCGTTCGTGAACGTACAGCCCAACTCAACGAAACCAACAAAAAATTGGAATCGGCTTACGATGAACTCAAACAAGCTCAGGCGCAATTATTACACAATGAAAAAATGGCGAGCCTTGGTAAATTGGTAGCCGGTATCGCGCACGAAATGAATAACCCTGCCGGCATACTTTCCGGATATATCGAACTCATGGAACTGCATGCCAATCGCCTACGCAAAGATCTGGAAATTTTGGACCAATTCAGTGCGGCGCATGAAGATATTGCCGGTACCATACAACATATTGAGAAGAACATTCTTGAAATTACCGATTCGATCGAGCCGTGCAAACGCTCTGTCTGGCGTATCAAGAGCATCATTCAGGATTTACGCAATTTTTCCCGTTTGGACGAAAACGAACTTATGCCTGCCAACATCAACGAAGGCCTTGAGAATACGCTTAAGTTTTTTAAAAGCCAGGCCGAAGGACGCATTCGCATCATTACGCATTTCAATCCCATCCCTCAGGTCACTTGTTTCCCCGGTCATCTCAATCAAGTGTTCAGCAATGTTATTTCAAACGCTATCGAAGCAATAGATGGAGCCGGCACGATCGAAGTACACACTTCTAAAAGCGAACCGACATCGGATGTGCCGACAGATCATATCGTCGTCAAAATCAAAGATTCGGGACACGGCATTCCGGCGGAAATTCAGGGTAAAATCTTTGATCCATTTTTTACCACCAAAGATATCGGCGCAGGCAAAGGATTAGGTTTATCGATTGCTTATGGTATCATCAAACAACACAGCGGAAGCATCTCCGCCGAAAGTGAACAAGATCAAGGTGCGTGTATTACAATTCGCATTCCGATAGAATATGGCTATGAAAGAAAAGGGTAA
- a CDS encoding methyltransferase domain-containing protein, which yields MKDVGRDTIKNRSSIIRSFFPGTGHSYDRVVHGFTLGLDYHWKRMLLRHIPKDSRRVLDLACGTGIVTEGIAKRCPDADIVGVDITDDYLKMYERRIRSKNLRASFLLGNAEDVKLEGIFDAVISSYIPKYVDPEILLSNINPHLKSSGVIAVHDFYYPPNSVARAIWRKYNRAMNFVGMRFFPEWHEVFDGGLTSLIQNSNWFEKWQESLVRFEYEIKTAHLLSFGSSAIIVARKK from the coding sequence ATGAAGGATGTTGGAAGGGATACTATAAAAAACCGCTCATCCATCATCCGTTCTTTTTTTCCGGGGACCGGTCATTCTTATGATCGTGTCGTACACGGATTTACTTTAGGTTTGGATTATCACTGGAAGCGGATGTTGTTACGACACATACCCAAGGACAGTCGCCGCGTTTTAGATCTGGCCTGTGGAACAGGTATCGTGACGGAGGGAATTGCCAAACGATGTCCGGATGCCGACATTGTCGGGGTGGATATTACAGATGATTATTTGAAAATGTATGAGCGTCGTATCCGATCAAAAAACCTTCGGGCTTCGTTTTTACTCGGTAATGCGGAAGATGTAAAACTTGAGGGAATTTTTGATGCCGTTATTTCGTCGTACATCCCCAAATATGTTGATCCCGAAATTTTGCTTTCCAATATAAATCCGCACCTCAAATCATCAGGCGTAATCGCTGTGCATGATTTTTATTATCCACCCAACTCGGTAGCGCGCGCCATTTGGCGGAAATATAACCGCGCGATGAATTTTGTTGGCATGCGATTTTTTCCTGAATGGCATGAAGTTTTTGACGGTGGGTTAACCTCACTCATACAAAATTCCAACTGGTTTGAAAAATGGCAAGAGTCACTCGTACGTTTTGAATATGAAATCAAAACGGCCCATCTCCTGAGTTTTGGCAGTTCGGCTATCATTGTGGCTCGAAAAAAGTAG
- a CDS encoding transcriptional regulator — protein sequence MKTEIHHIDEVIHQKVRLGIMTILAARRDADFTELKQELTLSDGNLSTHLSLLEKHHYITIQKQFSGRKPQTTIAITEIGKTALKNYLTILRKIIES from the coding sequence ATGAAAACTGAAATTCATCATATTGACGAAGTCATTCACCAAAAAGTGCGACTTGGTATTATGACCATTTTGGCTGCACGGCGCGATGCGGATTTTACGGAGCTCAAACAAGAATTAACGCTTTCGGACGGCAATCTCAGTACCCACCTGTCATTGCTTGAAAAACATCACTACATCACCATTCAGAAACAGTTTAGCGGAAGGAAACCTCAGACAACCATTGCTATAACGGAAATCGGTAAAACGGCTTTAAAAAATTACCTTACCATTTTACGAAAGATCATCGAATCATGA
- a CDS encoding cupin domain-containing protein, giving the protein MSSDRVIEINTDSVAWESSDSKGVFYKSLRYDKETKAGAVLIRMEPGSDYPEHEHTRGEDFIVLDGELIIGNKTFPAQSYVYSPPQSVHHPRTEKGCTLFAVFHGKIINLK; this is encoded by the coding sequence ATGAGCAGTGATCGCGTGATCGAAATAAATACTGATAGCGTGGCATGGGAATCATCCGACAGCAAAGGCGTTTTTTATAAATCTCTACGCTATGATAAGGAAACCAAAGCCGGGGCGGTTTTGATTCGTATGGAACCGGGATCCGATTATCCTGAGCATGAGCATACACGCGGTGAAGACTTTATCGTATTAGATGGCGAATTGATCATCGGGAATAAAACATTCCCCGCACAGAGTTACGTATACAGTCCGCCGCAATCCGTGCACCACCCGCGCACCGAAAAAGGATGTACTCTTTTTGCCGTATTTCACGGTAAAATCATCAACCTCAAATAA
- a CDS encoding amidohydrolase family protein, which yields MGRILIGLIILSMQLLHAQQDTLFIRAGRLYDGVGSRIQKNKLLVVFNDRIVRVNDDIRPSYNGKIIDLREKTVLPGLIDAHTHIVLHPGDYDGQILRETPEYRAVYGTVLARKTLEAGITTIRDLGNEGAGLADVALRDAIQKKIVPGPRILTAIQPIVPTGAYDLVGYSPYYEFPLIAFHADGADEIRKQIRRLSKLGADVIKVYMESYEKRETSKDSLTGAMHYTPDELRVLVDEAHHNGLRVAAHVYSDTAARLAIAVGVNSIEHGLYLSDETCRRMAKKNIYYVPTLMVYELWRDGVIFSPVSDENKRKLARTVKQHTLSFQRALKAGVKIVFGTDTFELPGTNAQELERMTAYGMSPTDALRAATYASATLLGVEKITGSIEEGKMADLIAVDGDPTENIAVMRKVVFVMKDGVIYKNEP from the coding sequence ATGGGACGAATTTTAATCGGGTTGATCATTTTGAGTATGCAGTTGCTGCATGCGCAACAGGACACACTGTTTATCAGAGCGGGGCGTTTGTATGATGGGGTCGGTTCGCGTATTCAAAAAAATAAGCTTCTTGTCGTTTTTAATGATCGAATCGTTCGGGTAAATGACGATATTCGCCCATCGTATAACGGTAAGATCATAGATTTACGCGAAAAAACAGTACTTCCCGGTCTCATAGACGCACACACGCATATTGTCTTGCACCCCGGGGATTATGATGGACAGATATTGCGTGAAACTCCGGAATACCGCGCGGTGTACGGAACCGTATTGGCACGGAAAACTTTGGAGGCGGGCATAACGACAATTCGTGATTTGGGTAACGAAGGCGCAGGTTTGGCGGATGTGGCGTTGCGCGATGCTATCCAAAAAAAGATCGTTCCCGGTCCCCGGATATTAACGGCCATTCAACCTATTGTTCCGACGGGTGCGTACGATCTTGTCGGTTATTCGCCGTATTATGAATTTCCTCTGATTGCATTTCATGCCGACGGCGCGGATGAAATTCGTAAACAAATTCGACGTCTGTCCAAACTTGGTGCGGATGTGATCAAAGTATATATGGAGTCGTATGAAAAAAGAGAAACAAGTAAGGATTCGCTGACGGGAGCAATGCACTACACGCCGGACGAATTACGAGTGCTTGTGGATGAAGCGCACCATAACGGTTTACGTGTTGCGGCCCATGTGTATTCGGATACGGCTGCGCGACTGGCCATTGCTGTCGGTGTCAATTCGATTGAGCACGGTCTCTATCTTAGTGATGAGACCTGCCGGCGGATGGCGAAAAAGAATATCTATTATGTACCGACTTTGATGGTATACGAATTGTGGCGCGACGGTGTTATCTTTAGTCCTGTGTCGGATGAAAACAAACGCAAGCTGGCGCGCACCGTAAAACAACATACACTTTCGTTTCAGCGTGCGCTGAAAGCCGGCGTCAAAATCGTTTTCGGGACGGATACGTTTGAATTACCGGGTACTAATGCCCAGGAACTCGAGCGGATGACTGCGTATGGTATGAGTCCGACGGATGCATTACGTGCAGCGACGTATGCGTCGGCAACGCTCTTGGGCGTTGAAAAAATCACAGGTTCAATAGAAGAAGGAAAAATGGCTGATCTTATTGCCGTCGATGGGGATCCGACGGAAAATATAGCTGTGATGCGTAAGGTAGTATTTGTAATGAAAGATGGGGTTATATATAAAAACGAACCCTGA
- a CDS encoding inner membrane CreD family protein translates to MTTPRLFAIMGIFFCTMIAWFILAGSISFRTDEKRLSFGPRMASHWGGVHKQETPQLFYHVKEWAVTKETSTNAAGASVTVEKSSEVDVKKNIECGKTQINADFEVDYRQKGLLWYSVYKVRFSGLYTFTNPSAKEEDVTIDFTFPAAQAIYDDFVFQWDGQELLKTETIRESSDDPYRQDSKPGSLRANIKMKPGQIAVLKVGYTSQGTGTWEYSVGEGTKRVTDFQLTAQTHFKEFDIPEFSISPGTKTETADGWSLVWQYKDIISDVRIGLGMPKKLDPGPVAERISFFAPVSLLFFFCILIIIGAIRDVRMHPMNYFFLAAAFFSFHLLFAYLVDHLALELSFAISSIVSVTLVAAYMRLVTSWPYTVRVVMPTQVIYLILFSYSFFFEGYTGLTITIGAIVTLFILMQMTGKTDWNAIFKKDIKS, encoded by the coding sequence ATGACTACGCCGCGTTTGTTTGCAATAATGGGTATTTTTTTCTGCACGATGATCGCCTGGTTTATTTTAGCGGGCAGTATTTCGTTTCGTACCGATGAAAAAAGATTGAGCTTCGGTCCGCGTATGGCCTCGCACTGGGGCGGTGTGCACAAACAAGAAACACCCCAATTGTTTTATCATGTCAAAGAATGGGCGGTCACCAAAGAGACCAGTACCAATGCCGCCGGTGCCAGCGTGACGGTAGAAAAAAGTTCGGAGGTGGATGTCAAAAAAAATATCGAATGCGGTAAAACACAAATTAACGCTGATTTTGAAGTTGATTACCGGCAAAAAGGCCTCTTGTGGTACAGCGTGTATAAAGTACGTTTTTCCGGTTTATACACATTTACCAATCCATCCGCTAAAGAAGAAGATGTAACGATTGACTTTACTTTTCCCGCCGCTCAGGCGATCTATGACGATTTCGTTTTCCAATGGGATGGCCAAGAGCTGTTAAAAACAGAAACCATTCGCGAATCTTCCGATGATCCTTATCGTCAAGACAGCAAACCGGGTTCTTTACGTGCGAATATTAAGATGAAACCGGGTCAGATCGCTGTTTTAAAAGTAGGTTATACTTCCCAAGGAACCGGGACATGGGAATACAGTGTCGGCGAAGGCACCAAACGGGTTACGGATTTTCAATTGACTGCACAGACGCATTTCAAAGAATTTGATATTCCGGAATTTAGTATTTCTCCCGGCACTAAGACTGAAACGGCAGACGGTTGGTCATTAGTTTGGCAGTACAAAGACATCATCTCCGACGTTCGTATCGGTCTCGGTATGCCTAAAAAATTAGACCCCGGACCGGTAGCCGAACGCATCAGTTTTTTTGCTCCGGTATCGTTACTATTTTTCTTCTGCATTCTTATTATTATCGGAGCGATACGTGATGTGCGAATGCATCCGATGAATTATTTTTTCCTCGCGGCCGCCTTTTTTTCGTTTCATCTGCTTTTCGCGTATCTCGTGGATCATCTGGCACTTGAACTTTCATTTGCGATTTCATCCATTGTCTCCGTCACACTCGTCGCCGCTTATATGCGCCTTGTAACCTCGTGGCCTTATACCGTACGTGTGGTGATGCCTACGCAAGTGATTTATCTGATCCTATTTTCCTATAGTTTCTTTTTCGAAGGCTACACCGGACTCACGATCACGATCGGTGCTATCGTAACGCTTTTTATTCTTATGCAGATGACAGGTAAAACGGATTGGAATGCTATTTTCAAAAAAGATATCAAATCATAA
- a CDS encoding DMT family transporter: MIAVHLALFFVSLVFGVNAVTSKYAMREIHPMALVFIRIISAAAILYIIQRLWIKEKIQTRRDYFLLAGYSTVGIVINQVLFLKGLALTTAINATVLITTMPAATIGIAILLRKEPPSFRKIIGSMISFSGVILLLGSERIDFSNDYFVGNLLVFLNGISYSFYLVISRDLLKRYHPSTVTTWIFVFGAVGVFPFGIGEISRLDWASVSFTAWACVAFLIIFSSVIVYFINNWALRKTSSSVVAVYIYVQPIVATLISTQMMGEILRMETVIAALLIFSGVFIVTLKMREEMKKEKSNDNKEIDLVKESMIMKED, from the coding sequence ATGATCGCTGTACATCTGGCTTTGTTTTTTGTGTCGCTTGTTTTCGGCGTCAATGCGGTGACTTCCAAATACGCTATGCGCGAAATTCACCCGATGGCTTTGGTGTTTATTCGCATCATAAGCGCCGCCGCGATTCTCTACATCATACAACGGCTTTGGATCAAAGAGAAAATTCAAACGCGCAGGGATTATTTTTTACTGGCGGGATACAGTACCGTCGGTATCGTGATCAATCAGGTACTTTTTCTTAAAGGGCTTGCCTTAACAACAGCCATCAATGCGACCGTACTGATCACGACCATGCCCGCCGCAACGATCGGTATCGCCATACTTCTGCGCAAAGAACCTCCGAGCTTCCGAAAAATTATCGGCTCGATGATTTCCTTTAGCGGCGTTATCCTGTTACTCGGCAGCGAACGTATAGACTTCAGCAACGATTATTTTGTCGGTAATCTGCTCGTTTTCCTCAACGGCATCTCGTACAGTTTTTATTTGGTTATTTCACGGGATCTTTTGAAGCGTTATCACCCGTCGACCGTAACAACGTGGATATTTGTTTTTGGTGCTGTCGGTGTTTTCCCGTTTGGCATCGGCGAAATATCGCGCCTTGATTGGGCGTCCGTCAGCTTCACGGCATGGGCGTGCGTGGCGTTTTTGATTATTTTTTCTTCCGTGATCGTGTACTTTATCAACAATTGGGCACTGCGCAAAACATCGTCATCGGTTGTCGCTGTATATATTTATGTCCAACCGATTGTTGCGACGTTGATTTCAACCCAAATGATGGGTGAAATCCTACGCATGGAAACAGTAATCGCTGCGTTGTTGATTTTTAGCGGCGTATTTATTGTCACGCTTAAAATGCGAGAAGAAATGAAAAAAGAAAAAAGTAACGACAACAAAGAAATAGATCTCGTCAAAGAATCCATGATCATGAAAGAAGATTGA
- the vanZ gene encoding VanZ family protein, which yields MNHRISRISIFHKVPSRLQWLIAYVGFLALVSVSAYSYGLPRWLDIIPFYDTIGHFVLMGILGILTLLVLRRTIRIKLDISVALAPIVISLISIADEYLQKLSPHRTFSYLDMAANLIGIWTFYFIYRFYAKSKRVKEESL from the coding sequence ATGAATCATCGCATTTCCCGGATCAGCATCTTTCACAAGGTGCCAAGCCGCCTTCAGTGGTTGATCGCATATGTTGGATTTCTAGCGCTCGTTAGCGTTTCAGCGTATAGTTATGGTTTGCCTCGTTGGCTTGATATCATTCCTTTTTATGATACTATCGGTCACTTTGTGCTTATGGGCATTTTGGGAATTCTCACCTTGCTGGTTTTACGACGCACTATTCGCATAAAATTAGACATTAGCGTAGCTCTCGCTCCGATAGTGATCAGCCTTATTTCTATTGCAGACGAATATCTACAAAAACTATCCCCGCATCGGACGTTTAGTTACCTCGACATGGCGGCCAATCTGATCGGTATCTGGACTTTTTATTTCATCTATCGCTTTTATGCCAAAAGTAAACGTGTAAAGGAGGAATCGTTATGA
- the msrB gene encoding peptide-methionine (R)-S-oxide reductase MsrB: MKKLLFAVWLMMTACSNAQHPSTHAVQNSTRKDQIVKSEEEWKKELSPDQYKVLRQQGTERAFTGKYWDHHEKGMYVCAACGLELFDSQTKYDSGSGWPSFYQPAGKEAVSETQDTSYGMHRVEVHCARCGGHLGHVFEDGPDPTGLRYCINSLSLDFKKK; the protein is encoded by the coding sequence ATGAAGAAGTTACTTTTTGCAGTTTGGCTCATGATGACTGCGTGTTCCAACGCACAACATCCGTCAACCCATGCGGTACAAAACTCAACCCGAAAGGATCAGATCGTGAAAAGCGAAGAGGAGTGGAAAAAAGAATTATCACCGGATCAGTACAAAGTCTTGCGTCAGCAGGGAACCGAGCGCGCATTTACGGGAAAATATTGGGATCACCATGAAAAAGGTATGTATGTGTGTGCGGCTTGCGGATTGGAGCTTTTTGACTCGCAAACCAAATACGATTCAGGAAGCGGGTGGCCCAGTTTTTATCAACCGGCAGGCAAAGAAGCTGTATCGGAAACGCAGGACACCTCCTACGGGATGCATCGTGTAGAGGTGCACTGTGCACGCTGCGGTGGGCATCTCGGTCATGTGTTTGAAGACGGACCGGATCCGACAGGATTGCGTTATTGTATCAATTCACTTTCGCTGGATTTTAAGAAGAAATAA